CCGTGAAGCTGCCCGGCGATCCGCAGCTTCCCGCAGGGAAGAGGCCGGCGGACGAGGCGATGTTTCCGCGGGCGTGGCCGGCCGCAGAGGCGTGACGATGGCGGCCGCGCGGCGTGCTATGGTTTCGCTGCGCTCGAAGCCCATCGGCCCCCTCATCCCTTCACCCAAGTGAGGCCTGCAGTGCCCGTAAAATCTCCTGGCGACATGTCGGCGACCTTCGGCTCGGTCTTCAATGCCCGCGACAAGGCCGGGATGCTGGCTCTTTATACCGACGACGCGATTCTCACGATCGACGGAAAGGAGGTCGCGCGCGGACGCGACGCCATCGCTGCCATGATGGCGCCGATGCTCGACAGCCCCCTGAAGATCGAAGCGCGCTGCGGCGCCTGCCATGAGAACGGCGATACCGCCATCGTTCGCACCGATTGGGTCCTCAAGGCGCCCGACGGCTCGACGGCCATGCAGGGCTCGTCAGCCGAAGTGCTGCGCCGCGGCCCCGACGGCCTCTGGCGTTTCGTCATCGACGACGCGACGTTCTCGAGCCGCAACGCGGTCGGGTGAGCGGCGGAAGATTTAGGCCACGCCGCGCTCAGCCGTTTGGCGCAATTGAAGGACGCCGCGCAGATGGCCTCGACCGCGTCGTCCGCTGCGCGCAATTGCAAGGCTTCGTCAATTGCGAGCCCGGTTACACCGGAATCCCGCGCGTCGTGAACGGCAGTTCCGACCTCATCGTCGCCGTGTACTGCGAGTCCGGCAAACACTCCCGCTTCGCCGTCGGCTCCCACGCGCTGCCGGAGAACATCGCGGCGGAGATCGCGGCGATTTTTGAGGTCAACTAGAAGTGAAACGCGCATGACCGCGCACTGCGTCAGCATCGCCGAATTACAACGGATAACAGGCAATAACTGTTGGTTGAGCCTTGACAAGACTGCTATCTTTAACCGAAAAATTGTCCCCTGCAATCAGGGTTCATCCCCAGGGCCCGAGTCGATATAGAACCCTTTCAGGCAATCCATGTCCGAAATCAATTCATTCGCTGACGCTATAGATGCAGCGCTCAGCAATATTGTGCGTCACGGAGATACAGATATATTTCCGTTTCCGTTTGAGACACACATTTTCTTCGATCGCCGCGTAGAGACGCGCGATCTGCTCCTCAAACTGCATGCAAATTTCAAAGAGTGGCTAACTAAGTATCCGCCGGCGCACGAAGCCGCGCTTGCGCCAATAAGCTACAATGGCTTTCGATGGGGTACGCAGCTAGATCCATTTTGGAATGTGTATTTTCTCGCGTGCGTAATTTTTATTGCAAAACGCATTGAGCAAGTTCGCATCTCTGCCAGTGAGCTCAAGATTTTTTCTTACCGATATCGATACGAGTCATCGACCGGAGACTTATTCAATAAGGATTTTGGTTGGATTCAGTTTGCACGCAGGTCCCTCGATCTAGCGAGTACAAGCAAATATGTCGTTCTATGCGACATTTCTGAATTCTATCCACGCCTTGCTCACCATCGATTAGAGAACGCATTGCTACAACTCGATGTAGGCGGCGATATCCACACGAAGATTATGGACTTGTTGTCAAATTACACCAACACTCGTTCTTTTGGACTACCAATTGGCGGGCCAGCCGCACGGCTTTTATCAGAACTGGTTCTTGATCAAATCGATAAATTGTTGAAGGGTGAAGGGATACAATTTACGCGATTCGCCGACGACTATCATCTTTTTGTGGACTCACTCGAGGATGCATATAGAGCGCTGATCATCTTATCTGAAAAACTC
This DNA window, taken from Planctomycetia bacterium, encodes the following:
- a CDS encoding SgcJ/EcaC family oxidoreductase, coding for MSATFGSVFNARDKAGMLALYTDDAILTIDGKEVARGRDAIAAMMAPMLDSPLKIEARCGACHENGDTAIVRTDWVLKAPDGSTAMQGSSAEVLRRGPDGLWRFVIDDATFSSRNAVG
- a CDS encoding RidA family protein, encoding MSGGRFRPRRAQPFGAIEGRRADGLDRVVRCAQLQGFVNCEPGYTGIPRVVNGSSDLIVAVYCESGKHSRFAVGSHALPENIAAEIAAIFEVN
- a CDS encoding RNA-directed DNA polymerase produces the protein MSEINSFADAIDAALSNIVRHGDTDIFPFPFETHIFFDRRVETRDLLLKLHANFKEWLTKYPPAHEAALAPISYNGFRWGTQLDPFWNVYFLACVIFIAKRIEQVRISASELKIFSYRYRYESSTGDLFNKDFGWIQFARRSLDLASTSKYVVLCDISEFYPRLAHHRLENALLQLDVGGDIHTKIMDLLSNYTNTRSFGLPIGGPAARLLSELVLDQIDKLLKGEGIQFTRFADDYHLFVDSLEDAYRALIILSEKLYLNQGLTLQRSKTRILSGTEFISTSPLTVDGKTSTGAMRGSW